One Entomomonas asaccharolytica DNA segment encodes these proteins:
- the yjiA gene encoding GTPase yields the protein MSVIPATILSGFLGAGKTTLLQHILQEQHGYKIAVIENEFGEVAIDNTLLGDRATQITTLSNGCICCSSQNELSDALYDLLDAVDDGLLEFDHLIIECTGMADPGPIIQTFFSSEVLGERYLLDGVITLVDAVHAMQQLDQFAIAQAQVGYADRILITKTDIHSDNDLLEQRLRKINVRAPIYKVIHGQIDLTVLFNIEGFILNDQLTIASPVFSPVMSNQQATCVQSMVIRLEKPLELSAVSDFMDNLLTTYGDQILRYKGILFIANESGRLLFQGVHKLYSADWDRDWQADEERESVLVFIGLNLPEQEIRDGFAKL from the coding sequence ATGTCAGTTATTCCAGCTACAATTCTCTCAGGCTTTTTAGGTGCTGGAAAAACTACATTATTGCAGCATATTTTACAAGAACAACATGGTTATAAAATAGCTGTTATTGAAAATGAATTCGGTGAAGTAGCCATCGATAACACGTTATTAGGTGATAGGGCTACGCAGATTACCACGCTTAGTAATGGTTGTATTTGTTGTAGTAGTCAAAATGAATTATCTGATGCCTTATATGATTTACTAGATGCAGTGGATGATGGGTTATTAGAATTTGATCATCTTATTATCGAATGTACAGGCATGGCTGACCCTGGCCCCATTATACAAACCTTTTTCTCTTCAGAAGTATTGGGTGAACGTTATTTATTAGATGGCGTTATTACTTTAGTTGATGCAGTGCATGCTATGCAACAGTTAGATCAATTTGCTATAGCACAAGCTCAAGTAGGTTATGCAGATCGTATTTTAATCACAAAAACAGATATTCATTCTGATAATGATCTTTTAGAGCAAAGATTACGAAAAATTAATGTAAGAGCGCCAATTTATAAGGTTATTCATGGTCAAATTGATTTAACGGTATTATTTAATATTGAAGGTTTTATTTTAAATGATCAGTTAACTATTGCTTCACCTGTATTTAGCCCAGTAATGTCTAATCAGCAAGCGACGTGTGTTCAATCAATGGTTATTCGTTTAGAAAAACCTTTGGAGTTAAGTGCGGTATCTGATTTTATGGATAATTTATTAACTACCTACGGTGATCAGATTTTACGTTATAAAGGTATATTATTCATTGCTAATGAGTCAGGTCGGCTGTTATTTCAAGGTGTGCATAAGTTGTACAGTGCTGATTGGGATAGAGATTGGCAAGCAGATGAAGAACGCGAAAGTGTATTAGTTTTTATTGGTTTAAATTTGCCTGAACAAGAGATTAGAGATGGTTTTGCTAAGTTGTAG
- the lysS gene encoding lysine--tRNA ligase, whose protein sequence is MTEQTIQQQDENKLIAQRKEKLAALRDKHSVAFPNDFRRNSYITDLLAFGEGKDKETLEADKKQIKIAGRLMLNRGAFLVVQDMTSRIQLYVDRKNLPEQTLADIKTWDLGDIIGAQGYLSRSNKGDLFIHLQDVRLLTKSLRPLPDKHHGLTDTEMRYRQRYVDLIVNDEVRNVFKTRSKIISHIRKFLIDRDFIEVETPMLQTIPGGAAAKPFQTHHNALAMDMFLRIAPELYLKRLVVGGFEKVFEINRNFRNEGVSTRHNPEFTMIEWYQAYADYEDNMDLTEELFSELALLVLGSTDVPYQGKVFHFGEPFARLSVFDSILKYNPEITTDDLKDIEKARAIAKKAGADVKGYEGLGKLQTMIFEELVEHKLEQPTFITQYPFEVSPLARRNDEDPSVTDRFELFIGGREIANAYSELNDAEDQAERFMQQVKDKDAGDDEAMHYDADFVNALEYGMPPTTGEGIGIDRLVMLLTDSPSIRDVILFPHMRPLDK, encoded by the coding sequence ATGACTGAACAGACCATACAACAGCAGGATGAAAACAAGCTGATCGCACAACGTAAAGAAAAATTAGCTGCTTTACGTGATAAGCATTCAGTTGCTTTCCCTAATGATTTTCGTCGTAATAGCTATATTACTGATCTATTAGCCTTTGGAGAAGGTAAAGATAAGGAAACATTAGAAGCTGATAAAAAACAGATCAAAATCGCTGGTCGTTTAATGTTAAATCGCGGTGCTTTTTTAGTGGTACAGGATATGACCAGTCGTATTCAACTGTACGTTGACCGTAAAAATTTACCAGAACAAACCCTTGCAGATATTAAAACGTGGGATCTTGGAGATATTATTGGTGCACAAGGTTATCTATCTCGCTCCAATAAAGGTGATTTATTTATTCATTTGCAAGATGTTCGTCTATTAACCAAATCATTACGCCCATTACCTGATAAACATCATGGTTTAACCGATACAGAAATGCGCTATCGGCAACGTTATGTAGATCTAATTGTTAATGACGAAGTACGTAATGTTTTTAAAACACGCTCAAAAATTATTAGTCATATTCGTAAGTTTTTAATAGACCGTGATTTTATCGAAGTAGAAACACCAATGTTGCAAACCATTCCAGGTGGTGCAGCAGCTAAACCTTTCCAAACACATCATAATGCCTTAGCTATGGACATGTTCTTACGTATAGCGCCAGAGTTATATCTAAAGCGTCTAGTAGTAGGTGGCTTTGAGAAGGTATTTGAAATTAACCGTAACTTCCGCAATGAAGGAGTTTCTACTCGTCATAATCCAGAATTTACCATGATTGAATGGTATCAAGCTTACGCTGACTATGAAGACAATATGGATTTAACAGAAGAGTTATTCAGTGAACTTGCTTTATTAGTATTAGGTAGCACAGATGTGCCTTACCAAGGTAAAGTATTCCATTTTGGCGAACCATTCGCTCGTTTATCTGTGTTTGACTCGATCTTAAAATATAATCCAGAAATTACCACTGACGATCTAAAAGATATTGAAAAAGCACGTGCTATTGCGAAAAAAGCAGGCGCCGATGTTAAAGGTTATGAAGGTTTAGGTAAACTACAAACAATGATTTTTGAAGAGTTAGTAGAACATAAACTTGAACAACCTACCTTTATTACCCAATATCCATTTGAAGTATCACCTTTAGCCCGTCGTAATGATGAAGATCCTAGTGTTACAGATCGCTTTGAATTATTTATTGGTGGCCGTGAAATTGCAAATGCTTACTCTGAGCTTAATGACGCTGAAGACCAAGCAGAACGCTTTATGCAACAAGTAAAAGATAAAGATGCAGGCGATGATGAAGCCATGCATTATGATGCTGATTTTGTTAATGCGTTAGAATATGGTATGCCACCAACCACAGGGGAAGGTATAGGTATTGATCGACTTGTAATGCTATTAACTGATTCACCTTCTATCCGTGATGTGATTTTATTCCCACATATGCGTCCTTTAGATAAATAA
- a CDS encoding protease inhibitor I42 family protein, with translation MRVFVVIAASILLVSCASKTIAPLVVMDQFACQTIKLAVNQELVVNLPSNPSTGYRWSMVKHPDFLRVVEADNYQQDKMNGEPRVGMDGQSLWIFRAEATGSDQLDLIYHRPWEKEQAPAKQLSCKITVS, from the coding sequence GTGAGAGTCTTTGTTGTTATTGCAGCTAGTATCTTATTGGTTAGTTGTGCGAGTAAAACAATTGCTCCTCTGGTGGTAATGGATCAGTTTGCTTGTCAAACGATTAAATTAGCTGTTAATCAAGAATTAGTGGTTAACTTACCGAGTAATCCATCCACAGGCTATCGCTGGTCAATGGTAAAGCATCCCGATTTTCTAAGGGTGGTTGAGGCGGATAATTATCAGCAAGATAAAATGAATGGTGAGCCACGAGTAGGGATGGATGGGCAATCTTTATGGATTTTTAGAGCCGAAGCGACAGGAAGTGATCAGTTAGATTTAATTTATCATCGACCTTGGGAGAAAGAGCAAGCGCCTGCTAAACAGTTAAGTTGTAAGATTACAGTTAGTTAA
- the prfB gene encoding peptide chain release factor 2 (programmed frameshift), producing the protein MEINPILNTIKDLTERTEAIRGYLDYDLKKDRLIEVTRELEDPAIWNNPEQAQGLGKERSQLEQVVATIDEMTNGLADAKDLLEMAVEEDDEAAVADIEKEVNRLNSVMEALEFRRMFSGEMDANNAYLDIQSGSGGTEAQDWANMLLRMYLRWADSHGFKAQIVELSAGEVAGIKSATIHIEGEYVFGWLRTEIGVHRLVRKSPFDSGNRRHTSFAAVFVSPEIDDNIEIDINPADLRIDTYRSSGAGGQHVNTTDSAVRITHLPTNTVVSCQNERSQHANKDHAMKMLRAKLYELEMQKRNAAAQALEDSKSDIGWGSQIRSYVLDQSRIKDLRTGIENTNCDAVLDGDLDKFIEASLKQGL; encoded by the exons ATGGAAATTAACCCTATTTTAAATACAATTAAAGATTTAACAGAACGCACCGAAGCTATTCGGGGGTATCTT GACTACGATCTTAAAAAAGATCGCTTAATTGAAGTCACCAGAGAATTAGAAGACCCTGCCATTTGGAATAATCCTGAACAGGCACAAGGTTTAGGTAAAGAGCGTTCACAATTAGAGCAAGTCGTAGCTACCATAGATGAAATGACTAATGGTCTAGCCGATGCCAAAGACCTATTAGAAATGGCTGTGGAAGAAGATGATGAAGCAGCGGTTGCAGATATAGAAAAAGAAGTAAATCGCTTAAATAGTGTTATGGAAGCACTTGAGTTTCGCCGTATGTTTAGTGGTGAAATGGATGCTAATAATGCTTATCTGGATATTCAATCAGGTTCAGGCGGTACTGAAGCGCAAGACTGGGCCAATATGCTATTACGTATGTACCTACGTTGGGCTGATAGTCATGGCTTTAAGGCTCAAATTGTTGAACTATCGGCAGGTGAAGTGGCTGGTATTAAATCTGCCACCATTCATATTGAAGGTGAATATGTATTTGGTTGGTTACGCACAGAAATAGGTGTACATCGTCTCGTAAGAAAAAGCCCTTTTGACTCTGGTAATCGTCGTCATACCTCTTTTGCAGCCGTATTCGTTTCACCTGAAATTGATGATAACATCGAAATTGATATTAATCCTGCAGATTTACGAATTGATACTTACCGTTCCTCTGGTGCAGGCGGACAGCACGTTAATACCACCGACTCAGCGGTACGTATTACCCATCTTCCTACAAATACCGTAGTAAGCTGTCAAAACGAACGCTCGCAACATGCTAATAAAGACCATGCCATGAAAATGCTTCGTGCCAAGTTGTATGAACTTGAAATGCAAAAACGTAATGCTGCTGCACAAGCATTAGAAGATTCTAAATCCGATATTGGTTGGGGTAGTCAAATTCGCTCTTATGTACTTGACCAATCACGTATTAAAGATTTACGAACTGGTATTGAAAATACTAACTGTGATGCCGTACTAGACGGTGATTTAGACAAATTTATAGAAGCAAGTTTAAAACAAGGCCTCTAA
- a CDS encoding carbon starvation CstA family protein — MKSNKVLCQIPWLILAVAGACCLGVIALRRGEPISALWIVVAAVSVYLVAYRYYSLFIATRVMQLDATRATPAVLRNDGLDYVPTNKHVLFGHHFAAIAGAGPLVGPVLAAQMGYLPGTLWLIAGVVLAGAVQDFMVLFLSTRRNGSSLGEMVKEEMGPVAGTIALFGCFLIMIIILAVLSLIVVNALAHSPWGVFTVMATIPTAIFMGVYMRYIRPGRIGEISIIGLILLLLSIWYGGVIAADPYWSQVFDFDHKTVTFMLIGYGFVAAMLPVWLLLAPRDYLSTFLKIGTIVGLAIGIMILNPELKMPAVTEFASTGKGPVWSGHLFPFLFITIACGAVSGFHALISSGTTPKLLANEKDARYIGYGGMLMESFVAIMALVAASIIDPGVYFAMNSAPAIVGNTPEAVAATISSWGFIVDPATLTQTAKDIGENTILHRAGGAPTLAVGIAQILHQVLPGEDMMAFWYHFAILFEALFILTAVDAGTRAGRFMLQDLLGNFIPVLKKTESWGANIIGTGGCVALWGYLLYQGVVDPLGGVNTLWPLFGTSNQMLAAVALILATTILVKKKQTKYIWVTGLPAVWLLICTTYASFIKLFADAPMGFYAQAVKYQEALNAGQVLAPAKSLHDMQNVVINNYTNTGLSILFLLVVASILFFGFKTAFKAAKNPQRTDKETPYQPLPEGGVKTSLTH; from the coding sequence ATGAAAAGTAATAAAGTGCTTTGTCAAATCCCATGGCTAATATTAGCTGTTGCTGGTGCTTGCTGTTTAGGGGTTATTGCATTAAGGCGAGGGGAACCTATTAGTGCATTATGGATTGTAGTGGCAGCAGTGTCTGTTTATCTTGTCGCTTATCGATACTATAGTCTTTTTATTGCTACTCGAGTAATGCAGTTAGATGCAACCCGTGCAACACCAGCCGTGCTGCGTAATGATGGTTTAGATTATGTTCCTACCAATAAACATGTTTTGTTTGGCCATCATTTTGCTGCAATTGCAGGAGCTGGCCCTTTAGTAGGACCAGTTTTGGCAGCGCAAATGGGTTATTTGCCTGGCACTTTATGGTTAATTGCTGGTGTGGTATTAGCAGGTGCAGTGCAAGACTTTATGGTGTTGTTCTTATCTACTCGCCGTAATGGTAGTTCCTTAGGTGAAATGGTTAAAGAGGAAATGGGGCCTGTGGCAGGTACCATTGCCTTATTTGGTTGTTTCCTAATTATGATTATTATTTTGGCAGTATTATCTCTTATTGTGGTCAATGCTTTAGCCCATAGCCCTTGGGGTGTGTTTACGGTTATGGCTACAATACCAACCGCCATTTTTATGGGTGTATACATGCGTTATATACGCCCAGGACGTATTGGTGAGATTTCCATTATTGGCTTAATCTTATTATTGCTTTCTATCTGGTATGGCGGCGTTATTGCTGCAGATCCTTATTGGAGTCAGGTCTTTGACTTTGACCATAAAACCGTTACTTTTATGCTTATTGGTTATGGTTTTGTAGCGGCTATGTTACCTGTATGGCTGTTATTAGCACCTCGTGATTATTTATCTACTTTCTTAAAAATTGGTACTATAGTCGGGCTAGCAATAGGTATTATGATTCTTAATCCAGAATTAAAAATGCCAGCAGTAACTGAGTTTGCCTCAACGGGTAAAGGTCCAGTATGGTCAGGCCACTTGTTCCCATTCTTATTTATTACTATTGCTTGTGGTGCGGTATCTGGTTTCCATGCGCTTATCTCTTCAGGCACTACTCCAAAGCTATTAGCCAATGAAAAAGATGCTCGTTATATTGGTTATGGTGGTATGTTAATGGAGTCTTTTGTAGCTATTATGGCATTAGTGGCTGCATCTATTATCGATCCTGGTGTTTATTTTGCGATGAATAGTGCACCCGCTATAGTGGGTAATACACCCGAAGCTGTAGCAGCTACTATTAGTAGTTGGGGTTTTATAGTTGATCCCGCTACCTTAACTCAAACAGCAAAAGATATTGGTGAAAATACTATTTTACATCGTGCTGGTGGTGCTCCTACTTTGGCTGTGGGAATCGCACAAATTCTTCATCAAGTACTGCCTGGTGAGGATATGATGGCATTTTGGTATCACTTTGCTATTTTATTTGAAGCGCTGTTTATTTTAACCGCAGTGGATGCAGGTACTCGTGCAGGTCGCTTTATGTTACAGGATTTATTAGGTAACTTTATTCCTGTACTTAAGAAAACGGAATCATGGGGTGCTAATATTATTGGTACAGGTGGTTGCGTAGCATTATGGGGCTATCTGCTGTATCAAGGTGTAGTAGATCCATTAGGCGGCGTAAATACCCTATGGCCATTATTTGGTACGTCAAACCAAATGCTAGCTGCGGTTGCGTTAATTCTTGCGACCACTATTTTAGTGAAGAAGAAACAAACTAAATATATATGGGTTACAGGTTTACCTGCTGTTTGGTTATTAATCTGTACTACTTATGCAAGTTTTATCAAGTTATTCGCTGATGCTCCAATGGGTTTCTATGCGCAAGCAGTAAAATACCAAGAAGCATTAAATGCAGGTCAGGTTTTAGCGCCAGCAAAATCATTGCATGATATGCAGAATGTGGTTATTAATAACTATACGAATACGGGCCTAAGTATTTTATTCTTATTAGTGGTTGCCAGTATTTTATTCTTTGGCTTTAAAACAGCCTTTAAAGCCGCTAAAAATCCTCAACGTACAGATAAGGAAACACCTTATCAACCATTGCCAGAGGGTGGTGTTAAAACATCGCTTACTCACTAA
- a CDS encoding acyloxyacyl hydrolase, protein MKTISTVITAILLTIPTIPLAQDYSTSSKEISNNTTYHLNAGVAVGATDAGDMTYRFAIAAPWNVNWLNSTVGYVSGYWDFGYTYWEGGDAAAGNHSLAVAPVFTYNFNTNSQIKPYIEVAIGVAAFSRTRVSNKKLGSAFNFEDRLGLGITFLERQKLGVRVMHYSNGGIKKPNQGVNNYSLFYSYAF, encoded by the coding sequence ATGAAGACAATAAGTACTGTCATTACTGCAATATTATTAACCATACCCACTATACCACTTGCTCAAGATTACTCTACATCCAGTAAAGAAATCAGCAACAATACTACCTATCACTTAAACGCTGGGGTTGCAGTTGGGGCGACAGATGCTGGGGATATGACTTATCGTTTTGCTATTGCTGCTCCGTGGAATGTAAATTGGCTTAACTCTACAGTAGGTTATGTATCAGGCTATTGGGATTTTGGCTATACTTATTGGGAAGGTGGAGATGCAGCGGCTGGCAACCACTCTCTTGCGGTTGCTCCTGTATTTACTTACAACTTTAATACAAATAGTCAAATAAAGCCCTATATTGAAGTGGCAATAGGGGTGGCTGCTTTTTCAAGAACGCGCGTTTCTAATAAAAAACTTGGCTCAGCCTTTAATTTTGAAGACCGTTTAGGATTAGGGATCACCTTCTTAGAAAGACAAAAACTAGGTGTACGGGTTATGCACTACTCCAATGGAGGCATCAAAAAACCTAACCAGGGTGTCAATAATTACTCTTTATTTTATAGTTATGCTTTTTAA
- a CDS encoding outer membrane protein assembly factor BamE has translation MQKPKFTLFSGIMIGLLTLSGCFPSVYKIDIQQGNIITQDMINQLRPGMTRAQVRYLMGSPLITDPFHANRWDYIYSIQPGGGAMQQENVSLTFNADNQLIGLAGDFLPGMTRDEEILGGKPTIGTSGSISTDGSGSLEEQIQREVDSTETMDIPIPDTL, from the coding sequence ATGCAAAAGCCAAAATTTACCTTATTTAGCGGCATAATGATAGGCCTTTTAACACTTTCGGGATGTTTTCCTAGTGTTTATAAGATTGATATCCAACAAGGTAATATCATTACCCAAGATATGATCAACCAATTAAGGCCTGGAATGACACGCGCTCAAGTTAGATATTTAATGGGTAGCCCACTGATTACAGATCCATTTCACGCTAATCGTTGGGACTATATCTATAGCATTCAACCTGGCGGTGGCGCAATGCAACAAGAAAATGTGAGCCTAACATTTAATGCAGATAATCAATTAATTGGGCTTGCTGGTGACTTTTTACCTGGTATGACACGTGATGAAGAGATTTTAGGCGGAAAACCTACCATAGGCACATCGGGTAGTATATCTACAGATGGTTCAGGCTCATTAGAAGAGCAGATTCAACGTGAAGTAGATAGTACAGAAACAATGGATATACCTATTCCTGATACGTTATAG
- a CDS encoding DUF2628 domain-containing protein yields the protein MNNYKIFKNSLGIYEAVKQGWSWPAFFFGIIWTFVKRIWWLGFGLFIISILLQTIVGAAVKDMPIEEAIPIINGIGSVFGIVVCFLLGMYGNSLREKNLISRGYTQVAIITAESPQQAITQFLEGDNSQLLM from the coding sequence ATGAATAACTACAAGATTTTCAAAAATTCTTTAGGCATTTATGAAGCTGTTAAACAAGGTTGGTCCTGGCCTGCATTTTTCTTTGGTATTATTTGGACATTTGTCAAAAGAATATGGTGGCTTGGTTTTGGTCTTTTTATTATTTCAATTCTGCTACAAACTATTGTAGGTGCTGCTGTGAAAGACATGCCTATCGAAGAAGCAATACCTATTATTAATGGTATTGGCTCAGTCTTCGGTATCGTTGTATGCTTTTTATTAGGAATGTATGGCAACAGCTTAAGAGAAAAAAACTTAATCAGTAGAGGCTATACGCAAGTAGCAATAATTACAGCAGAAAGTCCACAACAAGCTATTACTCAATTTCTTGAAGGTGACAATTCTCAATTACTTATGTAA
- the fumC gene encoding class II fumarate hydratase has translation MSNIRKEYDSMGEIDVPADKYWGAQTERSIHNFKIGVDRFKMHPIIIHSFGILKKSAALANRDLGEIPTDIANAIAKAADDVIAGKLNDNFPLVVFQTGSGTQSNMNGNEVIANRAVEILGGQIGDKKVVHPNDHVNCGQSSNDTFPTAMHIAVVLELFNRLFPDVSQLRDTLQKKSEQYREVVKTGRTHLQDATPITLGQEISSWVAQIDFALDTVKNTLQGVYSLAIGGTAVGTGLNAHPQFGDRCAANIAELTGHPFISSKNKFFSLAAHDALVNVSAALRTLAGALLKIANDVRWLASGPRCGIGEILIPENEPGSSIMPGKVNPTQCEALTMVCAQVFGNDATVAFAGSQGNFELNVYKPVMVHNVLESIDLLSDACLSFNEHCAVGIEPNLPVIKKHLENNLMLVTALNKHVGYDKAALIAKTAHKENKSLKQVALELKLVSAEDFDKWVDPLAMTNLNRS, from the coding sequence ATGAGTAATATACGCAAAGAATATGATTCAATGGGTGAAATTGATGTACCTGCCGACAAATATTGGGGAGCACAAACCGAACGCTCTATCCATAATTTTAAAATAGGTGTTGATCGCTTTAAAATGCACCCTATTATTATTCACTCATTTGGTATTCTAAAAAAATCCGCAGCCTTAGCAAATAGAGACCTCGGTGAAATACCTACCGATATAGCAAATGCCATTGCCAAAGCAGCTGATGATGTTATTGCTGGTAAATTAAATGATAACTTTCCCCTTGTAGTATTTCAAACGGGCTCTGGTACTCAATCCAATATGAATGGCAATGAGGTCATTGCTAATCGTGCGGTAGAAATTCTAGGTGGGCAAATTGGTGATAAAAAAGTAGTTCATCCCAATGACCATGTAAATTGTGGCCAATCTTCCAATGATACATTTCCAACCGCTATGCATATTGCTGTTGTGCTAGAGTTGTTTAATAGACTTTTCCCTGATGTTAGCCAATTAAGAGATACACTACAGAAAAAAAGTGAACAATACAGAGAAGTGGTTAAAACAGGTAGAACCCATTTACAAGACGCGACCCCTATAACATTAGGTCAAGAAATTAGTAGCTGGGTAGCGCAAATTGACTTTGCTTTAGATACTGTAAAAAACACTCTACAAGGTGTTTATAGTTTAGCCATTGGTGGTACTGCTGTTGGTACAGGTTTAAATGCTCATCCACAATTTGGCGATCGTTGTGCTGCCAATATTGCAGAACTTACAGGACATCCTTTTATTTCATCTAAAAATAAATTCTTTTCTTTAGCGGCTCATGATGCGTTAGTTAATGTTTCTGCTGCATTAAGAACCTTAGCAGGTGCCTTATTAAAAATAGCGAATGATGTTCGTTGGTTAGCCAGTGGCCCTCGCTGTGGTATAGGCGAAATCCTTATTCCAGAAAATGAACCTGGTTCTTCTATTATGCCTGGCAAAGTAAACCCTACCCAATGCGAGGCCTTAACCATGGTATGTGCGCAAGTATTTGGTAACGATGCAACTGTGGCCTTTGCAGGTAGCCAAGGTAATTTTGAATTAAATGTTTATAAACCTGTTATGGTGCATAATGTATTAGAAAGTATTGATCTATTATCTGATGCTTGTTTATCGTTTAATGAACATTGTGCAGTAGGTATTGAACCTAATTTACCAGTTATTAAAAAGCATTTAGAAAATAATCTAATGCTAGTCACAGCACTTAATAAACATGTTGGTTATGACAAAGCTGCTCTTATTGCAAAAACAGCACATAAAGAAAACAAAAGCTTAAAACAAGTCGCTTTAGAATTAAAGCTAGTATCAGCAGAAGATTTCGATAAATGGGTTGATCCATTAGCGATGACTAATTTAAATAGAAGCTAA
- the fur gene encoding ferric iron uptake transcriptional regulator, with protein MVENNELRKAGLKVTLPRVKILQLLDAAENRHMSAEDVYKSLMDSGEDVGLATVYRVLTQFESAGLVVRHNFDGGHAIFELADGDHHDHMVCVDSGEVIEFIDREIEELQHKIAERHGFDLVDHNLVLYVKKKK; from the coding sequence ATGGTAGAAAATAATGAATTAAGAAAAGCTGGCTTGAAAGTAACCTTACCAAGGGTAAAAATTCTACAGCTTTTAGATGCAGCAGAAAACCGTCATATGAGTGCAGAAGATGTTTATAAATCTTTAATGGATTCAGGTGAAGATGTAGGTTTGGCTACAGTTTATCGGGTTTTAACGCAGTTTGAATCTGCAGGGCTTGTGGTTCGACATAACTTTGATGGTGGACATGCAATATTTGAGTTAGCCGATGGCGATCACCATGATCATATGGTATGTGTAGACTCTGGTGAGGTAATAGAGTTTATCGATAGAGAAATTGAGGAATTACAGCATAAAATTGCTGAGCGTCATGGATTTGATCTCGTAGATCATAATCTTGTGTTATATGTTAAAAAGAAAAAATAA
- a CDS encoding YbdD/YjiX family protein → MFGNLGKAGKYLGQAAKMLVGMPDYDNYVAHMKNNHPDKPVMTYEEFFRERQEARYGGRGKGGFRCC, encoded by the coding sequence ATGTTTGGTAATTTAGGTAAAGCAGGTAAATATTTAGGTCAGGCGGCAAAAATGCTTGTGGGCATGCCTGACTATGATAATTATGTTGCTCATATGAAAAATAACCATCCAGATAAGCCTGTAATGACTTATGAAGAGTTTTTTCGTGAGCGTCAGGAAGCACGTTATGGTGGTAGAGGTAAGGGTGGTTTTCGTTGTTGTTGA
- the aroE gene encoding shikimate dehydrogenase, protein MDHYAVFGNPIAHSKSPIIHRLFAQQTNQKIIYEPILAPIDGFATALKKFFEIGQGCNITVPFKQEAYHIANELTPRAQLAGAVNTLKKLADGSLLGDNTDGVGLVRDLKNAGINLKGKTILLLGAGGAARGVIEPILNEQPQHLLIANRTLNKAETLVGLTKHLGYISAHSYETITETVDLIINATSASLSNELPNINPQLIQPKKTICYDMMYSKEPTVFCQWGKKNGAAKTMDGLGMLVEQAAEAFSLWRGVQPKTDTVLKFLRQQLMRD, encoded by the coding sequence TCGGTAACCCTATAGCTCACAGTAAATCTCCTATTATTCATCGATTATTCGCACAACAGACCAATCAAAAAATAATTTATGAGCCGATTCTTGCACCTATCGATGGCTTTGCAACAGCGCTTAAAAAGTTTTTTGAAATAGGTCAAGGTTGTAATATTACTGTTCCCTTTAAACAAGAAGCTTATCACATAGCCAATGAGCTAACACCCAGAGCGCAGTTAGCAGGGGCAGTTAATACCTTAAAGAAGTTAGCCGATGGTTCTTTGCTTGGTGATAATACAGATGGTGTTGGATTAGTACGTGACCTAAAAAATGCTGGTATTAATCTAAAAGGTAAAACCATCTTATTATTAGGTGCAGGTGGTGCTGCGCGTGGTGTTATTGAACCTATCCTCAATGAACAACCACAACATCTCTTAATAGCCAACCGCACCTTAAATAAAGCTGAAACATTGGTTGGGCTTACTAAACATCTAGGCTATATCAGCGCTCATAGTTACGAAACCATAACAGAAACTGTTGATTTAATTATTAATGCCACTTCTGCCAGCCTTAGTAATGAATTACCTAATATCAATCCACAACTTATTCAACCTAAAAAAACTATTTGTTATGACATGATGTACAGTAAAGAGCCAACCGTATTTTGCCAATGGGGCAAAAAAAATGGTGCTGCTAAAACAATGGATGGTTTAGGAATGTTAGTAGAGCAAGCAGCTGAAGCCTTTTCCCTGTGGCGAGGCGTACAACCTAAAACAGATACCGTTTTAAAATTTCTTCGTCAGCAACTTATGAGAGACTAA